The genomic region CCTTTCTTCTTTTTAGATCTTCAACACTAGAGCCcgtcttggaacccaaatacttgaagtctgtgacatggttgatggtactacaatagacttcaagtgctggttgggcgttacagtttgcagtcatatattctgtcttaggtgcgctgatgacaaggcctagatctgctgctgcagtggcagtcctagtaagctgcgactgggcccggtctatggaagattccagcagggcaatatcatcagcaaaatccaggtcattcagcattttggcaggatacctgcttgaccgacgtgggtaggtaacaattccagcgtcaattccagaagttgatttcatcagaaggtagtctaccaggataatgaacaggaatggtgccaacacatcaccctgaagcactccagttgttacttgatctaccataacggcaatattggagtctttgtagagcacctggatggcattgaccacaacctttggtattccataatgccgcagcactgaaaacatgacggacttGTTGCACTAGTAGAAAAAttgcaatgagaattctttcaaaacgatgagaatcgGACAAAAGTAtcagaattgaaattttctcatccaaatgaatgagaaaaactAATTAGCGTGTCAACCACCCCGGgtaaccacctgtcacattgttttaaatgaggaaatttaagtttcaaccgtcatcctgacgttctgtattctgtatatagctacaatcaagtgcaaatttgctgtgacACATCCACGGttcaatgaccccccccccccccttattcaatgttgtataccaaacaccgcatttttttaaatgttctatatcatgtatatcttggctccaacattggttggtgggggagggaggggattcaaaataggctggaaattatacaaataaaatatcctatggCGAACTTCATGTGGACGGTTTTATTGAACCGAGGttgcgaaatatgcatatgcagttattaggcctttgcatttctataataacatatataaaaaaaaaaccaccaaaattgaacatgttcaaacccaagcattgatacatggaaatagaaaatcaatcaatcaagatttattcatttaatatttcatataaatacatttgaataattatgcaatacagaagaagtgtaaattggcaatgcgaagaaaaaaagaaacaaaaataaagaaagaaagaaagaaagaaagaaagaaagaaagaaagaaagaaagaaagaaagaaagaaagaacgaaagaaagaaagaaagaaagaaagaattgagattcaccaaaagacccgctCACCTTCCAATCCACTCATAGATCTTTGGTATAAATATATACCAATAATGCAGTTGTATAAATTGAATAAATAAGTTGAGATAAAAAAGGTTTTTAAACATATCTTATAGAAGAGAAGAGGAAAagtaacaataataaaaaaaaatagcactacagaagattcgaacccatgaccctCAATAATAAAGCCTATAGTTTACAAGTCAGATCCTCTaacgctgcaacacgaggaactctatgaacatttaatcgatttgtaatgtatattaagttattcaatgtacgtatggcccGTGGCGTAATACAAAACTGAACTGAAACGTCTCAAATAGACATAATTGTATCGGTTTACTACGAATATATGTgctggcaatgtatttagggttaagaAAATAAACTTGAAATTTTGATTCGTGCACTTTTCTCACGGTGgacacaatttaaataaagaaaattacattaatttcttttaacactgtttgatttcgcatgtataatgacttatgtacaactctatggagaatgcaaaccttactgatgtgttgaagccatcgagtcccaaagccaatatctctcagaaatgttgtccaaggacatattttcaacatacctgaagttgatggtggatcaaaatgcctgacattggttttcaggagggtcaaaatgtacaaaaaatgtacaattggggttttgcatgggtaatatctcagctaaaaatattctaataggctcaatattagttaagagtaatgtcctaccaaagggctctgactagcaaaaaaatggacaataaaattatttttacttttggagttttgaccccccaaagttggtcccggatggacgaagttgcattttgagggccctatatcttttaaagtaaaggagttacaagttttctgatgccatatttgaattctacacaaataagtaccccaggatacatacttttcaaagtaaatggttccctttatacattcatggacctccaaacatcgtctttcgcgttgcgacacattttttacgctgacccctctaaatttcaaattgatgccacgggaaaacgaaatggagtatgaagctcaaattttcgggattttactttctcatcaatatctaccaccacacagaaaaagaaaaaaaaatgaagaggtgctgcggtgcacatccctggagttgacatggaatgggccttataagagttgttaaggctggtgttcaagttcgtccatctttctctagattgacaagactttgaaatggagtaccgctttttggcctcatccctttcaagtttaagtctgatggtttcatCGGATACACAACTTGGTAGTCCgtatggctcttgctttccaataactttctcagcaacttcacggacCACTGTTTCGAAGGTCTCGTACCTATCAGatatgggtgtggtgtcatccatgctcaagacctggaatctgtttgatagctccagctgaaatttctcctttgtatcaggatcttgcaacttcttccagttgaattttggtcttttgcaaggttttcctttgctagttcgcagactggcagctagacggatgctcacaatacgatgatcggagtccacttctactgagttgtatgctcgacagttgcggagagaatttacccacttgctgtttattagtatgtgatctaactgtgcatgggttgatccagctggatgggtccaagtccagagacggttcctgggttgcggaaatctcatctgggccggtctgagattgtactcctggcagatgttgaccagacgctcaccattgtcatttgttgaatcatggtagcaatgtggaccaatgacccaaggatgggaaagatgactgtctgttcctattctggcattaatatcgccgaggatgagatggatgttgtgccttttcataccatccaggtggtcagatagagatgaatagaattcctccttgtcagaatatgttgcgcactcagtgggtgcatatacaacagtgatgctgagctgagggttgccatggaatgttacaaatagtatcctctcgaaaacagcttcaacactcttaagacatctgtgaatgtgcttggacatgaccagaccaactcctTCGTGcgtttgcttggtagcagaactgaataataaaacccagctcctatcatctgaccaaagttcatcggttgggcttggtgtaatgagacgatgttcttgaattccggcaatgtcaatacctgcatcagcacagcccatgaatagctgatatattttcccttgttgatttacagtacggacattattaagtagatattacaagaggtttgaaggtagacaggcgacaataatcagggccaacagttggTTCGCcatgaagtcaacagtagactgccactcatctaccctcggtattttcgaagatttgcttgtagttttcgtaatcatgaatTTTGCTGGGAATTATTGTGGTCCAGTCCCACCAGccttacgggtgatcagccctgtttcagcttatttctggacacacagcagccgagatctctctctctctcttccgtaAAGTACAGTCCGCCTCTGGCGTATCACGTACTGTGATGGCTGTGTGCATGCCAAGTGAAGATATATACAGTGCAGGTGATAAGGTTCTACAAACTACTGTGCGATAAAAAACCAGGCTGGCTTAACGGAGCTTGATGGTCTGCACACCTTGCTTGAATCCAGCTACGGATGTGCAGTTGATGAGATCTTGAGGCAGGTTATTCCATAGCCTAATGGTGTCCGGAAAGAATGACTGCCGGTACACAACTGTCCTGGCGAAGGGAATCAAGTATCTCATTGAGTGTCCTCTCAGTGCTATAGTTGGAATCAGATAGGTATGGGGAACATCAACTAGATGGTTAACTATCCGGAACATCATCACCACTTTGGTCTGTGCACGGCGTTCCTGAAGGGTGGGCCACTGGAGTTGGTCTAACATGGCAGTAACACTACTGGTGGTTCTGTAGTCCCCATAAACAAACCGTGCAAAGCGCCGTTGTACCATCTCCAGCTTTTGGACATTGCATGATGTTGAAGGATCCCATATTATGCTGGAGTATTCAATGATAGGGCGTACTAAGGTCTTGTAGCACATCTCCTTGGTCTTTCTGGGACACTGGTGAAGGTTACGTTGCAAGAACGCTCTGGTGGCATTTGCTTTATTTGTAACAGAGTTGATATGATGGTTCCCGCTGAGGTTCTTACTGATATTAACACCAAGATATTTGGCCGAGTCTACCTCCTCGAGAGTATGATTGTGGATAGTGTATGGTTGTTGAATAGGCTTCTTCTTATTTGTGATGCGGATGACTTGGCACTTCTGGGGGTGGAACTTCATCTGCCAGTCATTTTCCCATTGCTGTAGATGATCCAGGTCTTGCTGTAATAAACGTGTGTCCTCCTCCGATTTAATGTGGCGATACAGGACACAATCGTCCGCGAATAGTCTGGCTGTTGTACCCGCCGAAATACAGTCAGGAAGGTCGTTTATAAACAACAAGAACAGCAAAGGTCCTAAAACACTTCCTTGTGGCACACCAGATAAGACTGGTGTCGTTCCAGATGTTGACCCTTCCAGGATGACTTGTTGGGTGCGATTATGCAGAAATTCACTCACCCACCTCATGATGTTACTATTGATACCATAGTAGGTGAGTTTATGTAACAACCTCTGATGAGGGACCTTATCAAAGGCCTTTGAAAAGTCTAATAAGATCACATCAACTTGGCCCTTGTTGTCCAATGCGCCAGCTAGATCTTGTATGGTTAGCAGCAATTGAGTCTCACATGACCGCCGTTTCCTGAAGCCAAATTGCGCATCTGAGAGGATATTATTAACATCACAGTGTTCCAGAATCTGACTACATAATACATGCTCTAGGACCTTGCAGATGACAGATGTAAGTGAGATTGGTCTATAATTCTCAGCTTtatttctttctcctttcttaAATACAGGTACCACATTGGCCTTTTTCCATTCTTCAGGTAAGATGCCTTGGTTAATTGAGGCTTGGAAGAAAATTGACAGAACTGGAGCAAGTTCATTTGATAACTCCTTCAGTAGTCTAGGAGGGACTTCATCCGGGCCTGATGCCTTGTGGATGCCAAGATCAGATAAAAGTTTCCTGATACCTTCACATGATACTACAATGGGTTCCATAGGTGGATATGGGCTAGGTCCCTTATCTTTGATGGAAGACTTGTCCTCATTTTTGTTGAAGACTGATGAAAACTGACTATTTAGCATGTTGGCTTTAGTCGCACTGTCTGaataggtaacaccatttgatgCCTTCAGAGGAGAGACCCCTGAATTATCACATTTCTTGCTGTTTATAAATCCCCAGAATCTTTTGGGATTTGCAGTTGAATCAGGGCTGATAATGTTATTGATGTACTCGCTGTAAGCACTTTTACAGGCTGATCTGGTTGTTTTCTTCAGTTGACGATATCTCTCAAAGTCTTTACTCTTCCTGGTCTTCCTAGCTTTAACAAAGCTACGTTTCTTTTGTCTTGTCAGACGCTTAACTTTGCTTGTAATCCAGGGTTGATTTATCCTTGTGGATGACATCTTGGAGGGCACGCCATTGTCCAAGATGTTAATTAATGCAGTTTGGATGTCGATCCACATCTTATGCACACAGCTGTTCACGTCATAAGTGGATGTAAACTGCAGTTGGAAGGTAAGGCAGTTTCTCTTCATGTCACAGATGTTAGCTTGTTTCCACAGGTAAATTTTGCGTTTAACTGGTTTACTTCTTTGAGGTACAGTACAAGATTCAGTGTACACAATATCATGATCTCCAAGTCCAGGCAGGGGAGCGCATTTATTTACCAGTGATGGGCGATTGGTAAGAAATAAATCTAAGATGCTTTCTCCTCTTGTTGGAAACATAACCATTTGTTGTAAACCACAGTTCTGAAGTAATTCAAGGAATCTTGCATTGATACTATATGGATACTGATTTCCTTCAATTGTCAGCGTGGCCCAATTTATGTCTGGAAGATTTATGTCTCCTCCGATCCACACAGCAGCATTCTTAAATTGGCGTGAAACCGCTTCAATACCTGAACACAAGGAGTCCAGGTACTGTGCATCATTATTTGGAGGTCGATATGCGGCTCCCACAATAAGAGTCTGATTTTTTGGCAAAGACGCATTCTGCAGCTGCATCAACATTAATGTCAACATGGTCGTAAATGAGCTCTTTACTGATGGCTAACAGAACTCCACCATAACCATCGCTACGGTCCTTACGTATGACATCATAGTTAGGCGGGAAGATTTCAGAGTTGTAAACGCTACTATTGAGCCAGGTTTCATTACCTATGATAATGGTAGGTTGGGACGAGTCAATTAAGTTGGCCAAGTCCTCCTTTTTTGTTCTTCACACTTTGGAAGTTAACAGTTAAGATCTTCATATTAGCAGCAGGTTTCTTAGCCCGAATTTTAGAAGCTGGTGACGAACATGACTGTGGTGGTCCTGGACTACTGCTGCATGAGGCAGTATTGCTGTTACTTGTAAGCACAGAGCTATTACCATCACTTTCATCAAGGCTAGAAAATGAATTTGCAGTGTCAACCACAAAGGATTCAAATAAGCTGGATGAGAAATTGGGCATGCCACAATTCACGCAGTGCCAAGAGATGTTATTGAGCGCCATGTATATTGGGGTAGACATGTGCATACAGTCGGCATGGTACCATTGTTGGCAGTCATCGCACGCAACCCCATGTTGTTTCCATGTTACTGCACGGTTACATATTTGACATGGGTATTTAGGGGTCCTGGGACCTGGGTTAACTTCCACATCAGATGCATTAGCTAGCAGAAGCAGGCTCAAGTATAGAAGAGAGTGAGCTTTAGTGTCTTTCTGACTTGCAAAAGTGCCGAGCTTCCTTGAGACAGCCATATTGAAGACGCCATCTTTTATAAGTTTGAGCTTAAATGTGTCCGGGTTTTGAGCAATGCTTGAGCATGACTTGGCTGCAGATGAAGAATGCACTGGTTGGTATTTGCAAGCAAGGCTTACAAATGTAATGCCAAGATATAGATACAAGATATGTGATTTGGTGAACATCATCATAGAAAgagtcatataggcctactattgccATACAACAAAAAGCGGGCGTGGCATTTCCTCTTCTTTGACTAAGTTCGGAtgaagtaaaatgcaaaaatatgaacGGTCTCACCAGGATGTCTTGAAGAAGCGTTACCACCAACAGGTCCCCATACTAGTATGCCAGCAGACTTCCAAACACATTGAGTAGTTGAAACTGGGATGGATGGGCCATAAGCTTAACTATACAGATGTACATGTAGTACAGATACAGTAGCCAAGGCTGCCAAATTCTGCACCCAAAATGCCTGGTTGAGGTGGCAAAAAAGGATCTCAAAAAATCTCCAGAAGGATGATAGTCTTCACAAGCTTGGTCAACCCAAAGATAGAATAGGGCATTAAATCACAAATCCACAGCAAAGATGACTTGCAGAAATCATAAAAAGGTGAAAAAGATGGTATTTTTTCACCACACAACTACAGATACATCCAACACTTGTCATGCACACATCCAACAATATGTAGTATAtagttcgcccctgatctggaacatgttggccagtgttggaaggttgaccaatgatgacatgttcaacaccagcctaataaccgttgagaagtaaatcttcctcttccgctctttggcccatgatgaagatttagagccattgggataggctactccaatatgaaAAGAATCAATACCGTCCTTGATTGTGATTATTATTGCGtgttataatataattatggCTAAACGCAATATAAATAGTAATCTGactaaaaaacgtttcaaaacgtaaaaaggggccaaagtttaaaaaatctttcctgtgtggcttttaaCCCTTCAAAAGGGATAAAATCAAATAACACCTACGACGGCAGGTTTATCGattcttatttttaaaaattataatccATTATGAAATCTGTGAGATAAATGTCTCACGATACTGGTTATGGCTTACATTTTATATACACCCATTTGAACACAAATAACGTAATGCatgtgttttgcatcaaaacaaagtaatcataataattttgtattagaaaatgaagctcacattaattttagtgtcaaacaaccatttgtgtcaggttgttgacaggttaattagtatttctcattcatttggatgagaaaatttcatagaaatgagaaaattttcaattctcatcgttttgaaagaattctcatcctAAATTTCTACTAGTGTATATAGAGTGTAtacaataaacccaagcggaacgagagttgctaagtaaccgctatccgaaccataaacacctgtatgatcagacaacgagtgttcaatttcctcataacTTCCCaagttgtacacacgtcagtcgaatttggcggtgtttgTTTGCTTGACCTCCAACTTATAGCAACGTTAACTTTGTGTTGaccattgtatgtgggcctcactgtaataacataaagatcagtctgatcagtgtggtTTCATTTCAAGAGGTAAGTTTACCGactaagctaaacagcctatgtggaggaattttatgtatatatgagcaatcacatcaatgacgtagtaatgaatacccccttcgattacatgggagtagTGCCGAGGACGCGGTgtttagtcgtgttcacacagtcggatataagtgagttattaccggtaataagcgacttataaccggtattagtgacttattaccTGTCTTAAGTGATttaaatccgactgtgtgaacacgacttttaatttcttaatatttacTCACTCCTCCCTATGTCATAAATTCGTCTAGCCCCTATTTCCCtaaaataaaattgtcaaaaaaatcacacttggcagaggtgggcctcgaacccgcGCCGCCCGAGTGCCACTAGCATGGCTATTATATACGTGTTAGTGTATGGTTCAGATGCgctagaccgctcggccaccgatTGTC from Amphiura filiformis unplaced genomic scaffold, Afil_fr2py scaffold_160, whole genome shotgun sequence harbors:
- the LOC140145169 gene encoding uncharacterized protein, which produces MLTLMLMQLQNASLPKNQTLIVGAAYRPPNNDAQYLDSLCSGIEAVSRQFKNAAVWIGGDINLPDINWATLTIEGNQYPYSINARFLELLQNCGLQQMVMFPTRGESILDLFLTNRPSLVNKCAPLPGLGDHDIVYTESCTVPQRSKPVKRKIYLWKQANICDMKRNCLTFQLQFTSTYDVNSCVHKMWIDIQTALINILDNGVPSKMSSTRINQPWITSKVKRLTRQKKRSFVKARKTRKSKDFERYRQLKKTTRSACKSAYSEYINNIISPDSTANPKRFWGFINSKKCDNSGVSPLKASNGVTYSDSATKANMLNSQFSSVFNKNEDKSSIKDKGPSPYPPMEPIVVSCEGIRKLLSDLGIHKASGPDEVPPRLLKELSNELAPVLSIFFQASINQGILPEEWKKANVVPVFKKGERNKAENYRPISLTSVICKVLEHVLCSQILEHCDVNNILSDAQFGFRKRRSCETQLLLTIQDLAGALDNKGQVDVILLDFSKAFDKVPHQRLLHKLTYYGINSNIMRWVSEFLHNRTQQVILEGSTSGTTPVLSGVPQGSVLGPLLFLLFINDLPDCISAGTTARLFADDCVLYRHIKSEEDTRLLQQDLDHLQQWENDWQMKFHPQKCQVIRITNKKKPIQQPYTIHNHTLEEVDSAKYLGVNISKNLSGNHHINSVTNKANATRAFLQRNLHQCPRKTKEMCYKTLVRPIIEYSSIIWDPSTSCNVQKLEMVQRRFARFVYGDYRTTSSVTAMLDQLQWPTLQERRAQTKVVMMFRIVNHLVDVPHTYLIPTIALRGHSMRYLIPFARTVVYRQSFFPDTIRLWNNLPQDLINCTSVAGFKQGVQTIKLR